The bacterium genomic sequence TTGTGTCTGCACCAAAAAATTCTAATTCATATCCAAAATATTCAGATGGGGTCATATCTTCTGGCAAACCTTCTTTACGCCATCTTCTTATAGTTGCATCCCAGATACTGTCATGAATAGGAACTCTATCAGGTATTTTATGATTTAATGTCCTTAAAATCCTTTCTCTACTTATCATTTTTCCTCCTTTTTATTTTAATTTTTCTTTTATTATTATCATCTAAAATTTCAATTTTTACAAGTATTAACTTTTCAGGTAAATTTTTTTTAATTTTTTCAACCCATTCAATTAAAATAATTCCTTTTCCAATATATTCTTCCCAATTTATTTCTTCAATTTCTCTTTCGTTTTCAAGGCGATAAAGGTCAATATGAAACACAGGTATTTTCCCATAATATTCGTTTATTAAAACAAAAGAAGGACTTATTGCCTGTAAGTTACATAATTTTTTAACAATCCCTTTTATAAAAGTTGTCTTTCCACTTCCCAATTCACCTGAAAAACCAACAATAT encodes the following:
- the tsaE gene encoding tRNA (adenosine(37)-N6)-threonylcarbamoyltransferase complex ATPase subunit type 1 TsaE, producing the protein MGIFYTNSGNETEKLGEKFAKSLKKGDIVGFSGELGSGKTTFIKGIVKKLCNLQAISPSFVLINEYYGKIPVFHIDLYRLENEREIEEINWEEYIGKGIILIEWVEKIKKNLPEKLILVKIEILDDNNKRKIKIKRRKNDK